A single region of the Anaerostipes rhamnosivorans genome encodes:
- the hemB gene encoding porphobilinogen synthase: MDMTIRSRRLRSTPVLRKMVRETRMDASSLIYPLFVTEGEDKKEEIPSMPGQYRYSLDRMPEVLTEMADAGVPSVMLFGIPGQKDECGTGAWAEDGIIQRALLKAKKEVPDLYYITDVCMCEYTSHGHCGILTGDQVDNDKTLPMIAKTALSQVQAGADMVAPSDMMDGRVGEIRHLLDQNGYTDVPIMSYASKYASAFYGPFRDAAGSAPSFGDRKSYQMDYHNRLEALKEVKQDCKEGADIIMVKPALSYLDIVREVRNTVDLPVAAYSVSGEYAMIKAAAMKGWIDEEQMICETTAGIYRAGCDILLTYFAKEIAGFMKEGRIG, encoded by the coding sequence ATGGATATGACAATACGATCAAGAAGACTCCGGTCTACGCCGGTGTTGAGGAAAATGGTGAGGGAAACGAGAATGGATGCATCTTCTCTTATTTACCCGCTCTTTGTGACAGAAGGGGAAGATAAGAAAGAAGAGATCCCATCCATGCCGGGCCAGTACAGGTACAGTCTGGACCGGATGCCGGAAGTGCTCACTGAGATGGCGGATGCGGGAGTGCCAAGCGTTATGTTGTTTGGAATTCCGGGACAAAAGGATGAGTGCGGCACCGGGGCATGGGCAGAAGACGGTATTATTCAGAGAGCGCTTTTAAAAGCAAAAAAGGAAGTGCCGGACCTTTATTACATTACCGATGTGTGTATGTGTGAATATACGTCCCACGGCCACTGCGGCATTCTGACTGGAGACCAGGTGGACAACGATAAGACCCTTCCCATGATCGCCAAGACCGCCCTGTCCCAAGTGCAGGCCGGAGCCGACATGGTGGCACCGTCTGATATGATGGACGGCAGGGTAGGTGAGATCAGACATCTGTTGGACCAAAACGGCTACACGGATGTTCCGATCATGTCCTATGCTTCCAAATATGCCTCCGCATTTTACGGCCCGTTCCGGGATGCGGCCGGGTCTGCTCCTTCCTTTGGGGATCGGAAAAGCTATCAGATGGATTACCACAACCGCCTGGAGGCATTAAAGGAAGTAAAACAGGACTGCAAAGAGGGGGCTGATATCATTATGGTCAAACCTGCCCTGTCTTACCTGGATATCGTAAGGGAGGTGCGCAATACGGTGGACCTTCCTGTGGCTGCATACAGTGTCAGCGGGGAATATGCCATGATAAAAGCCGCGGCCATGAAAGGCTGGATCGATGAGGAGCAGATGATCTGTGAGACCACGGCCGGAATCTACCGGGCAGGCTGCGATATCCTGCTGACCTATTTTGCTAAGGAGATTGCAGGATTTATGAAGGAAGGGAGAATCGGATGA
- the hemC gene encoding hydroxymethylbilane synthase, translating into MEPKRLRIGSRESLLAVAQTELVIRQLKEHYPDLSVELVTMKTTGDKILHKTLDKIGGKGLFVKELDQALLDGRIDMAVHSMKDLPMEISPDLPIAAVPKRGDPRDVLVLPGKEDRENREQVIGSSSLRRVLQAKELFPDAKFQSVRGNIHTRLNKLDQGQYSALIMAAAGLKRAGLQDRISRYLSVEEMLPAAGQGTLCIQVRKDFDQSFFSCIHDRQTELVTLAERSFVRTLDGGCSSPIAAYGTVLGKGLCLTGLFYDEAEKIYRKQSVKGSLEDAKELGCCLAKQMKSES; encoded by the coding sequence ATGGAACCAAAAAGATTGAGGATTGGAAGCCGCGAAAGCCTTTTGGCCGTGGCCCAGACAGAGCTTGTAATCAGACAGCTGAAGGAACATTATCCGGATCTTTCCGTGGAGCTGGTGACGATGAAGACTACCGGGGACAAGATTCTTCATAAGACATTGGATAAAATAGGGGGCAAGGGACTTTTTGTAAAGGAATTGGACCAAGCGCTGCTCGACGGCAGGATCGATATGGCAGTCCACAGTATGAAGGACCTGCCGATGGAGATTTCTCCTGACCTGCCCATTGCAGCGGTTCCCAAAAGAGGGGATCCAAGGGATGTGCTGGTACTGCCTGGTAAAGAGGACAGGGAGAACCGAGAGCAGGTGATCGGTTCTTCCAGCTTAAGAAGGGTCCTGCAGGCAAAGGAACTGTTTCCGGATGCAAAGTTTCAAAGTGTCCGGGGAAATATTCATACTCGTCTTAATAAGCTGGATCAAGGCCAGTACTCGGCATTGATTATGGCGGCGGCGGGGCTTAAAAGAGCGGGACTTCAGGACAGGATCAGCCGTTATCTTTCAGTGGAAGAGATGCTGCCGGCGGCAGGACAGGGAACCTTGTGCATTCAGGTGAGAAAGGATTTTGACCAGTCCTTTTTTTCCTGTATCCACGACAGGCAGACGGAGCTTGTGACTTTAGCAGAACGGAGCTTTGTGCGTACGCTGGATGGAGGCTGTTCATCCCCTATCGCGGCGTACGGCACTGTCTTGGGAAAGGGCTTGTGCCTTACCGGGCTATTTTATGATGAGGCGGAAAAGATCTACCGGAAACAGAGTGTCAAAGGCAGTTTGGAGGATGCAAAAGAGCTTGGGTGCTGTCTGGCGAAACAGATGAAATCGGAATCATAG
- a CDS encoding precorrin-2 dehydrogenase/sirohydrochlorin ferrochelatase family protein: MSYFPLYIDMQDLQLIMVGGGNIALRRLRTLKMFHDQVTVISPLVCSGIEDMICSGFVQWIQRSYVPGDLNGFDMVFAATDSRAVNHAVFQEARKAGLPVNICDCKEECSFYFPSVIKNGDIVIGVTSGGTDHKKTKQTADRIRSMIWNQKD; the protein is encoded by the coding sequence ATGTCGTATTTTCCGTTATATATTGATATGCAGGATTTGCAGCTTATTATGGTGGGAGGGGGAAACATCGCCCTGCGCCGGCTCCGTACACTTAAGATGTTCCATGACCAGGTTACGGTCATCTCTCCTTTGGTATGCAGCGGAATCGAGGACATGATCTGCAGCGGGTTTGTCCAGTGGATCCAGAGGAGTTATGTTCCCGGGGATCTTAATGGCTTTGATATGGTGTTTGCGGCCACAGACTCACGGGCGGTCAACCACGCAGTTTTTCAGGAGGCCCGAAAAGCAGGCCTTCCGGTCAATATCTGTGACTGCAAGGAGGAATGCAGCTTTTATTTTCCTTCTGTCATAAAGAACGGGGATATTGTCATCGGAGTCACGTCGGGAGGTACAGACCATAAAAAGACAAAGCAGACAGCAGACAGAATCAGGAGTATGATATGGAACCAAAAAGATTGA